CGTTCTCTTTGGCAAAACCCAGCTGGTGGCCTATTTCATGACTGGCCGTTGTGGGTATCTTGTAGGCGACAATCCGGGTATTTACCTGGCCTTCGTTAGTAAGCGGGTTGAGGTAGCCGTTAAAGCCCATATAAGTAAGCGGCAGGCTGTAAATTGATTTTTTCAAACTCGGAATATGGTAATCAAGTTCGGGAAAATCGTCTTCAATATTCTGATATCCTTCTTTGGATAATTCCAGGATTTCAGCTTTAGAATACGGGATCATGACCATCACCGAATCATTTCCGGTAATAGAGAGATGAAGTTCGTTTGAAGTTTTAATGAGATCTTGTGTGAGTTCTATGAGTTCTTCCGTAGTATAATCGTTTTCAATCTCAAGGGCTGCATGCAGTGGTAACCGGTAATAGTTGAACCCCCAAAAAAGATTAAAACTGAAGTAAATAACCGAAAGCACGGCAAGGGCGTTTATAATCCATCGTTGTGGCGCTCTGAATTTTTCTTTTATCCTAATCACCAACCACCTTACAAGCATGATCACCAGGAAGGCATAGAGCAGGTCCCCCAGTGAAAAGGGCAATATTCCGAGGGTTCTTCTAAGCAGGACCGAGGTCACGGGGAAAATTCCGTTACTGTACCATTTTT
This Salinimicrobium tongyeongense DNA region includes the following protein-coding sequences:
- a CDS encoding DUF3810 domain-containing protein — its product is MKKKVALILALFLPVQIILIKLLGNYPLFVEKWYSNGIFPVTSVLLRRTLGILPFSLGDLLYAFLVIMLVRWLVIRIKEKFRAPQRWIINALAVLSVIYFSFNLFWGFNYYRLPLHAALEIENDYTTEELIELTQDLIKTSNELHLSITGNDSVMVMIPYSKAEILELSKEGYQNIEDDFPELDYHIPSLKKSIYSLPLTYMGFNGYLNPLTNEGQVNTRIVAYKIPTTASHEIGHQLGFAKENEANFLACLTTMNHPDEYFNYSGYTFALSYCLSELYRRDPELAEKFADQLNYGIKENYREVQEFWESHKNPFEPIFMYAYDSFLVANNQPGGMKSYSYVVALLVNYHKSRGKL